In Arachis hypogaea cultivar Tifrunner chromosome 17, arahy.Tifrunner.gnm2.J5K5, whole genome shotgun sequence, a single window of DNA contains:
- the LOC112763749 gene encoding uncharacterized protein: protein MLKLLASYNKEVDAVVLENAPQNAIYTSPFIEKEIIHVFSRKVQNKIRNEIGNAKFYLIVDEARDESKREQMALVRFVDKHGFVKERLIDVVHVKDTTSATLKQEICSALSHHNLNIQNVRGQGHDGLALVAAAKEVVDVHTFFQSLSNIINIVCSSCKRNDELRAAYATEISHLVATNQIEIGRGVNQIGTLKRSGDTRWSSHFISICSLLRIFGATTSLLEDLATNGSTYSQRGDATYALKSLLSFHFVFILHMMKEIMGITDKLCQASAKISRHFECYASGFWYKVIDSIVKR from the exons atgttaaaattattagctTCTTACAATAAAGAAGTGGATGCAGTTGTCTTGGAGAATGCTCCTCAAAATGCAATATACACATCACCTtttattgaaaaggaaattatACATGTTTTTTCTAGAAAGGTGCAAAATAAAATTCGCAATGAGATTGGTAATGCAAAGTTTTATTTGATTGTTGATGAAGCTAGAGATGAATCTAAAAGAGAACAAATGGCACTTGTTAGATTTGTTGATAAGCATGGATTTGTCAAAGAAAGGCTAATAGATGTTGTTCATGTCAAAGATACTACTTCTGCTACTCTAAAACAAGAGATTTGTTCTGCATTATCTCATCATAATCTCAACATTCAAAATGTTCGAGGTCAAGGGCATGACGGG CTAGCTCTTGTTGCTGCAGCTAAAGAAGTTGTTGATGTTCATACTTTTTTCCAAAGTTTAAGTAATATTATCAATATTGTGTGCTCTTCTTGCAAACGCAATGATGAATTACGAGCTGCTTATGCAACTGAAATTTCCCATTTAGTTGCAACTAATCAAATTGAAATAGGAAGGGGAGTTAATCAAATTGGCACATTAAAAAGATCAGGAGATACCAGATGGAGCTCTCACTTCATCTCAATTTGTAGCCTTTTACGTATTTTTGGAGCAACAACTTCACTTCTGGAAGATTTGGCTACTAATGGATCTACATATTCTCAACGTGGTGATGCTACTTATGCTCTTAAATCTTTATTATCAtttcattttgttttcattttgcatATGATGAAAGAAATCATGGGAATCACTGATAAACTTTGTCAAGCATCAGCAAAAATCTCAAGACATTTTGAATGCTATGCATCTGGTTTTTGGTACAAAGTCATTGATTCAATAGTTAAGAGATAG